A single region of the Acidobacteriota bacterium genome encodes:
- a CDS encoding redoxin family protein → MAKRRAKFGIFIWVVAACCGFVAVASQAERVPQPALVINDLQGRAQTPFELADAPATVLVFVAPDCPISNRYAPELQRLAQTYQPRGIRFYLVYADAAATRAELETHRQTYKLTDFVAIHDAAHTLVKATGATVTPEVAVIGQAGAIVYRGRIDNLYAALGKARRQVTEHDLRAALDALLKHEPVLVARTQALGCYIAAQN, encoded by the coding sequence ATGGCAAAGCGAAGAGCAAAATTCGGGATTTTCATTTGGGTGGTTGCGGCTTGCTGCGGATTCGTCGCAGTTGCCAGCCAAGCCGAACGTGTGCCGCAACCCGCGCTGGTCATCAACGACCTGCAAGGGCGTGCGCAAACGCCTTTCGAATTGGCTGACGCGCCAGCCACCGTACTCGTTTTTGTAGCGCCGGATTGCCCCATTTCGAATCGCTACGCGCCGGAATTGCAGCGACTGGCGCAAACCTATCAACCGCGCGGGATTCGTTTCTATCTGGTCTACGCCGATGCGGCGGCGACGCGGGCGGAATTGGAAACACATCGGCAAACCTACAAGCTGACTGATTTCGTGGCGATTCACGACGCCGCACACACGTTGGTCAAGGCGACCGGCGCAACCGTGACGCCCGAAGTCGCCGTCATCGGCCAGGCCGGAGCCATCGTCTATCGCGGACGCATTGATAATCTTTACGCGGCGTTGGGCAAGGCGCGGCGGCAAGTCACCGAACACGATTTGCGCGCGGCGCTCGATGCGTTGTTAAAACACGAGCCGGTGCTGGTGGCGCGCACACAGGCGCTTGGTTGTTACATCGCGGCGCAAAACTAG